The following coding sequences are from one Macaca nemestrina isolate mMacNem1 chromosome 1, mMacNem.hap1, whole genome shotgun sequence window:
- the LOC105474600 gene encoding geranylgeranyl pyrophosphate synthase — MEKTQETVQRILLEPYKYLLQLPGKQVRTKLSQAFNHWLKVPEDKLQIIIEVTEMLHNASLLIDDIEDNSKLRRGFPVAHSIYGIPSVINSANYVYFLGLEKVLTLDHPDAVKLFTRQLLELHQGQGLDIYWRDNYTCPTEEEYKAMVLQKTGGLFGLAVGLMQLFSDYKEDLKPLLNTLGLFFQIRDDYANLHSKEYSENKSFCEDLTEGKFSFPTIHAIWSRPESTQVQNILRQRTENIDIKKYCVHYLEDVGSFEYTRNTLRELESKAYKQIDARGGNPELVALIKHLSKMFKEENE, encoded by the exons gTAAACAAGTGAGAACCAAACTTTCACAGGCATTTAATCATTGGCTGAAAGTTCCAGAGGACAAGCTACAG ATTATTATTGAAGTGACAGAAATGTTGCATAATGCCAGTTTACTCATCGATGATATTGAAGACAACTCAAAACTCCGACGTGGCTTTCCAGTGGCCCACAGCATCTATGGAATCCCGTCTGTCATCAATTCTGCAAATTACGTATATTTCCTTGGCTTGGAGAAAGTCTTAACCCTTGATCACCCAGATGCAGTGAAGCTTTTTACACGCCAGCTTTTGGAACTCCATCAGGGACAAGGCCTAGATATTTACTGGAGGGATAATTACACTTGTCCCACTGAAGAAGAATATAAAGCTATGGTGCTGCAGAAAACAGGTGGACTGTTTGGATTAGCAGTAGGTCTCATGCAGTTGTTCTCTGATTACAAGGAAGATTTAAAACCACTTCTTAATACACTTGGGCTCTTTTTCCAAATTAGGGATGATTATGCTAATCTGCACTCCAAAGAATATAGTGAAAACAAAAGTTTTTGTGAAGATCTAACAGAGGGAAAGTTCTCATTTCCTACTATTCATGCTATTTGGTCGAGGCCTGAAAGTACCCAGGTGCAGAATATCTTGCGCCAGAGAACAGAAAACatagatattaaaaaatactgtgtaCATTATCTTGAGGATGTAGGTTCTTTTGAATACACTCGTAATACTCTTAGAGAGCTTGAATCTAAAGCCTATAAACAGATTGACGCACGTGGTGGGAACCCTGAGCTAGTAGCCCTAATAAAGCACTTAAGTAAGAtgttcaaagaagaaaatgaataa